Proteins from a genomic interval of Sphingopyxis sp. QXT-31:
- a CDS encoding DUF885 domain-containing protein yields the protein MSNPLSAPISRRQTLAALGAGTVSFAVAGPAAAETIVTGPRTSPADALLQSIADNLLAQSPEGATSLGIDTGDRAAARAKLGDRSAAGMRALADTLKADVARVRAFDKSGLDHKTRTSLAVVDSAYSVALDGFALPYGDVAVGGWRNTPYVVIQNVGAYLDIPKFLDSDHPVKNAADAEAYLSRLNAFPGVLDGETERLKAAGGMGLIAPAFLIDKAVKQMEASLADAKAGGSMVESLVRRTGEAKIAGDWNARSAKIVQGPVAAALERQLAELKAQRPKATMDAGMWARPGGDEWYAWGLRASTTTRMTPDEVHAMGREELAALHGQMDPILRKIGYTEGSVGDRMVALAKDPKYKFPDNDAGRAEIVAYIQTWLGKIRAELPRAFRTLVKGNVEVKRLPLAEEPGAPAAYGGAGSIDGSIPGRFWINLRTTELHSKYSLPDLTMHEAIPGHAWQGEYAHAMPLIRTMLAFNAYSEGWALYAEQLADELGLYDDFEVGRLGYLQSLAFRACRLVVDTGLHAKRWTREQGVEFFVKENGSNPLEVASEVDRYCSWAGQACGYKVGHSEIVRQRGLAQKALGAKYDLRDFDDVVVKGGNVPLDVLAQNVEEYVKGAKG from the coding sequence GTGTCCAATCCGCTTTCCGCCCCGATCAGCCGCCGCCAGACGCTCGCCGCGCTCGGCGCGGGGACCGTGAGCTTCGCCGTCGCCGGCCCGGCCGCTGCCGAGACGATCGTGACCGGTCCGCGCACCAGCCCCGCCGACGCGCTGCTCCAGTCGATCGCCGACAATCTGCTGGCGCAGTCGCCCGAGGGCGCGACCTCGCTCGGCATCGATACCGGCGACCGCGCCGCCGCGCGCGCCAAGCTCGGCGACCGCTCGGCCGCAGGGATGCGGGCGCTCGCCGACACGCTGAAGGCCGATGTCGCGCGCGTGCGCGCCTTCGACAAGAGCGGGCTCGACCACAAGACGCGCACCAGCCTGGCGGTGGTCGACAGCGCGTACAGCGTGGCGCTCGACGGCTTTGCCCTGCCCTATGGCGACGTCGCGGTCGGCGGCTGGCGCAACACGCCCTATGTCGTGATCCAGAATGTCGGGGCCTATCTCGACATCCCGAAATTCCTCGACAGCGATCATCCGGTGAAGAATGCCGCCGACGCCGAGGCCTATCTCTCGCGCCTCAATGCCTTCCCCGGCGTGCTCGACGGCGAGACCGAGCGCCTCAAGGCCGCGGGCGGCATGGGGCTGATCGCCCCTGCCTTCCTGATCGACAAGGCGGTCAAGCAGATGGAGGCGAGCCTGGCCGACGCCAAGGCCGGCGGATCGATGGTCGAAAGCCTCGTCCGCCGCACCGGCGAGGCGAAGATCGCCGGCGACTGGAATGCGCGTTCGGCGAAGATCGTCCAGGGCCCCGTCGCCGCGGCGCTCGAACGCCAGCTCGCCGAACTCAAGGCCCAGCGCCCCAAGGCGACGATGGACGCTGGAATGTGGGCAAGACCGGGCGGCGACGAATGGTACGCCTGGGGCCTCCGCGCGAGCACGACGACGCGCATGACCCCCGACGAGGTCCATGCGATGGGGCGCGAGGAACTCGCCGCGCTGCACGGCCAGATGGACCCGATCCTCCGCAAGATCGGCTATACCGAGGGCTCGGTCGGCGACCGGATGGTCGCGCTCGCCAAGGACCCGAAGTATAAGTTCCCCGACAATGACGCCGGCCGCGCCGAGATCGTCGCCTATATCCAGACCTGGCTCGGCAAGATCCGCGCCGAGCTGCCGCGCGCCTTCCGCACGCTCGTGAAGGGCAATGTCGAGGTAAAGCGGCTGCCGCTGGCCGAGGAACCCGGCGCGCCCGCGGCCTATGGCGGCGCGGGATCGATCGACGGCAGCATCCCGGGACGCTTCTGGATCAATCTCCGCACCACCGAACTGCACAGCAAATATTCGCTGCCCGACCTGACGATGCACGAGGCGATCCCTGGTCACGCCTGGCAGGGCGAATATGCGCATGCGATGCCGCTGATCCGCACGATGCTGGCGTTCAACGCCTATTCGGAAGGATGGGCGCTCTACGCCGAACAGCTTGCGGACGAACTCGGCCTCTACGACGATTTCGAGGTCGGGCGGCTGGGCTATCTGCAATCGCTGGCGTTCCGCGCCTGCCGCCTGGTCGTCGACACCGGCCTCCACGCCAAGCGCTGGACGCGCGAGCAGGGCGTCGAGTTTTTCGTCAAGGAAAATGGCTCGAACCCGCTCGAGGTCGCAAGCGAGGTCGACCGCTATTGCAGCTGGGCCGGGCAGGCCTGCGGCTACAAGGTCGGGCATAGCGAGATCGTGCGGCAGCGCGGCCTTGCGCAAAAGGCGCTGGGCGCGAAATACGACCTCCGCGATTTCGACGATGTCGTGGTCAAGGGCGGCAATGTGCCACTCGACGTGCTGGCGCAGAATGTCGAAGAATATGTGAAGGGCGCGAAGGGCTGA